A stretch of Carnobacterium iners DNA encodes these proteins:
- the trpA gene encoding tryptophan synthase subunit alpha yields MNRTKQAFENGKAFIPFITCGDPNLEITEKLVYAMEEAGADLIELGIPFSDPTAEGPVIQASSLRAFKNDMTTDKIFEMVRKVRKNSQVPLAFMIYANVVFSYNIERFIKTMKEIGVDALIVPDVPFEEKDEFLMACTKYEIDFISLIAPTSKERVNTIASQAKGFVYCVSSLGVTGTRNTLSNDIGESIERIRKNSTVPCAIGFGISTVEQAKKMATLSDGVIVGSAIVEICGEYGEKCVPHVKDFVFQMKEAIRTL; encoded by the coding sequence ATGAATAGAACGAAGCAAGCTTTTGAAAATGGTAAAGCCTTTATTCCCTTCATAACCTGTGGGGATCCAAACTTAGAAATCACTGAGAAACTCGTCTATGCCATGGAAGAAGCGGGAGCAGATTTAATAGAATTAGGTATTCCTTTTTCTGACCCCACAGCAGAAGGTCCTGTAATACAAGCTTCTAGTTTAAGAGCTTTTAAAAACGATATGACTACTGATAAAATTTTTGAGATGGTTAGAAAAGTCAGAAAGAACTCTCAAGTCCCTCTTGCATTTATGATCTATGCAAATGTCGTCTTTTCATATAATATCGAACGATTCATTAAAACTATGAAAGAAATAGGCGTTGATGCCTTGATTGTTCCTGATGTGCCTTTTGAAGAAAAAGATGAATTTTTAATGGCTTGTACTAAATATGAAATAGACTTCATTTCACTTATCGCCCCAACTTCCAAGGAAAGGGTTAATACAATCGCTAGCCAAGCAAAGGGATTCGTTTATTGTGTTTCTTCTTTAGGAGTAACGGGTACAAGAAATACTCTCTCTAATGATATTGGAGAAAGTATTGAAAGGATAAGAAAAAACAGTACCGTTCCTTGCGCTATTGGTTTTGGAATTTCAACTGTAGAACAAGCAAAAAAAATGGCTACTTTATCAGATGGCGTTATCGTCGGTTCAGCCATTGTAGAAATATGTGGCGAGTACGGAGAAAAATGCGTCCCTCATGTAAAGGATTTTGTCTTTCAAATGAAAGAAGCTATTAGAACACTATGA
- a CDS encoding PTS sugar transporter subunit IIA: MTLLLDILTPEMIEINYECKTRDEAVSSAGRLLVKKGYAKESYINAMIKNIANNGTYIVIAPGIAMPHARPEDGVLAIGLSIAILKEPVVFGHPKNDPVKIVVGLCAVDHQSHLKALSELVDILGNEEKVKNIKDAKSSEEIIAIVKGGAKND; encoded by the coding sequence ATGACCCTATTATTAGATATATTGACACCAGAAATGATAGAAATCAATTATGAATGTAAAACACGCGATGAAGCAGTATCTTCAGCAGGTCGTCTACTTGTCAAAAAAGGTTATGCCAAAGAAAGCTACATCAATGCGATGATTAAAAACATCGCAAATAATGGCACCTATATCGTTATTGCGCCAGGCATTGCGATGCCTCACGCTAGACCTGAAGATGGAGTATTAGCTATTGGTTTGAGTATCGCCATCTTAAAAGAACCAGTAGTATTTGGACATCCGAAAAATGATCCCGTAAAAATTGTGGTCGGATTATGTGCAGTGGATCATCAATCTCACTTAAAAGCCTTATCTGAACTAGTGGACATACTTGGTAACGAAGAAAAGGTGAAAAATATAAAGGATGCAAAATCATCCGAGGAAATTATAGCTATTGTAAAAGGAGGAGCTAAAAATGATTAA
- a CDS encoding PTS sugar transporter subunit IIB: MIKIVTVCGAGVGSSLMMRLFSQQILDAEGIEANVEASDISSVNPDSYDILITTSDFADALRDSSARIVRIDNMMDKPYLKGQLLETIKNLS, translated from the coding sequence ATGATTAAAATTGTGACCGTTTGTGGAGCTGGAGTAGGAAGTAGCTTAATGATGCGCCTATTTTCGCAGCAAATTTTAGATGCTGAAGGAATTGAAGCCAATGTGGAAGCATCAGATATTAGTTCTGTGAATCCAGATAGTTATGATATTTTGATTACGACTTCTGATTTTGCAGATGCGCTACGTGATTCTTCAGCCCGTATTGTTCGAATTGATAATATGATGGATAAGCCTTACTTGAAAGGACAACTTTTAGAGACAATAAAAAACTTATCGTAA